The DNA segment GTTGTGGCTTTTCTGCCACATAAGTTCCGGCGCCTTGACGGCGCTGAATTAGGCCCTCGGCTTCCAAAATGCTATAGGCCCTGGCCACTGTATTGGGGTTAATCGCCAACTCGCCTGCCAGTTCCCGAACTGAAGGCAGTTGTTGGCCTGGTTGAAGCATTCCGCTGGCGACAGCGCTCTTGACCTGATCCACCAGTTGTTGATATATTGGCAGGGCAGCACGGGGATTCACAAAAAAACGCAGATAACTTCACCTCCCGGCAGTGTATCACTGTCTTAATACACTATGATTGTATCTGGCCTGCACCTGGATGTCAAAACGAAGGCGAAACTTGTAACATAAATATTATATAACTGCCACGAATTAACAGGGGTGGGGACAAATCGGATATGATATCGTTATAGACAAACGCTAAAAGTTATAGAGGTGGGAACATAATGAAGTTTGTTAGCATAATAATTGTGCTTTTACTTACAGTAAATTTACTTGGCGGCTGTATGAGCGCACCAGAAGAAACAAGGCCGGACGCTTCGGTCGCTGATATTGGCAATGAGCCCAATGGTAATGAACTGCCTGCAGCGGAACTGGTTTTCCGACCTAAAGCCAGGCCACAGCTCCCAGAATACCCCGATGTGACCCGGAAACCGGATGCAGAAACCTCCGACAACGGCTTAGGGCCGAAAAACCCTCCGCCTAGCGATTCAGCTCCAGCCCCCGACGCGCCGCCAGAGAATCCGGAGCCCGCTCCTAATCCGGAAGAACCAAAAGAAGAAACTGGAGGAT comes from the Bacillota bacterium genome and includes:
- a CDS encoding GntR family transcriptional regulator; the encoded protein is MRFFVNPRAALPIYQQLVDQVKSAVASGMLQPGQQLPSVRELAGELAINPNTVARAYSILEAEGLIQRRQGAGTYVAEKPQHKTNLDTLERKLDEFMVEAYHQKIDARTLRQLLEQALLRWKIEEVD